In one window of Ferriphaselus amnicola DNA:
- a CDS encoding AsmA family protein — MNKIVKYTLIGLGGTMLVAGGAAGYLAATFDPNAYKAEIIKAVQDSKQRTLKLDGDIKLTFFPKLGASLGKVSLSEFKNPQTFAAVEDVHAALAFWPLLHGEAVVDAVSVSGLKATLIKHKDGTSNIDDLLNKSEAPASESTLKFDIAGVSIAKTELIYRDEGSGAEYAVRDLDLTTGRIANGVKSPVKLSLHLQANQPKLDVKLQGKTALTFDLAKKLYQLEGLNLSASGSALDITELSLQASGDAGADLSTKSFNTEKLKVSVSGKQGSNQFEAQLDAPKVAATGDKFIGDQLKLSAKLNGTNTVAATLTLPSISGTAQAFGSKALTLAFDATGETLPGKHVSSEMRGSFAFDTNKQNFEVALAGALLQSQVKAKVAVSDFADPFIRFDVDVDQFDADLYFPPSDKPKATTPEKPFDLTALRKLSLDGKLHIGALTVAKVKSRDINLTVKAHKGLLNIAPFSAKLYEGSVSGSLAVNAAPATPSFTVNQMLTGINVAALTKDAAGFDTVEGHGNVGINVTTHGATVSALKKGLNGSATLNLTDGAIKGINVAQKLRDAGSLVGKTQTQTGNPSEKTDFSELKGSFKIAQGVAHNDDLSMKSPLLRLSGNGDIDVGNDSMNYLAKATLVKTLQGQGGQDNLSGLTVPIRVQGAFTSLKYSLDFGAAISESTKQKVEVKKQELKTKLQDKLKGLFR; from the coding sequence ATGAACAAGATCGTCAAATACACCCTGATCGGTTTGGGTGGAACGATGCTGGTGGCGGGTGGCGCGGCAGGTTATCTGGCGGCGACCTTCGACCCCAACGCTTATAAAGCCGAGATCATCAAGGCGGTGCAGGACAGCAAACAGCGCACGCTCAAGCTAGACGGCGACATCAAGCTGACCTTCTTCCCCAAGCTGGGCGCGAGTCTGGGCAAAGTGTCGCTGTCCGAGTTTAAGAACCCGCAGACCTTCGCGGCAGTCGAGGACGTTCACGCGGCGCTGGCTTTCTGGCCGCTGCTGCATGGCGAGGCCGTGGTGGATGCGGTCAGCGTTTCCGGTCTCAAGGCCACGCTCATCAAGCACAAAGACGGCACGAGCAATATCGACGACCTGCTGAACAAGAGCGAAGCTCCCGCATCCGAGAGCACACTTAAATTCGACATCGCTGGCGTGAGCATCGCTAAGACCGAGCTGATCTACCGCGATGAAGGTAGCGGGGCGGAATACGCCGTGCGTGATCTAGACCTGACCACGGGACGCATCGCCAACGGCGTGAAGTCGCCAGTAAAACTGTCGCTGCACTTGCAAGCCAATCAGCCCAAGCTGGATGTGAAGTTACAGGGCAAGACTGCGTTGACCTTCGATCTGGCCAAGAAGCTCTACCAACTGGAAGGGCTGAATCTAAGCGCCAGTGGCAGCGCGCTCGACATCACCGAATTGAGCCTGCAAGCCAGCGGCGATGCCGGTGCAGACCTATCGACCAAGTCGTTCAATACCGAAAAGTTGAAGGTCTCGGTGAGCGGGAAGCAGGGCAGCAATCAATTCGAGGCTCAGCTTGATGCACCTAAAGTCGCAGCGACAGGCGATAAGTTCATCGGTGATCAATTGAAGCTCAGCGCCAAGCTGAATGGTACGAATACCGTTGCCGCCACGCTGACCTTGCCCAGTATCTCCGGCACCGCTCAGGCGTTTGGCAGCAAGGCCCTGACACTGGCGTTCGATGCCACCGGCGAAACCTTGCCCGGCAAGCATGTCAGCAGCGAGATGCGCGGTAGTTTCGCTTTCGATACCAACAAGCAGAACTTTGAGGTGGCGTTGGCGGGTGCCTTGCTACAAAGTCAGGTCAAGGCGAAGGTGGCCGTGAGCGATTTCGCTGATCCATTCATCCGTTTCGATGTCGATGTGGATCAGTTCGATGCCGATCTGTATTTTCCGCCTAGCGACAAACCCAAAGCCACCACACCCGAAAAGCCCTTCGATCTGACCGCACTACGAAAACTTAGTCTGGATGGCAAGCTGCACATCGGCGCGCTGACTGTCGCCAAGGTGAAGAGCCGCGACATCAATCTCACCGTCAAGGCTCACAAGGGTTTGCTCAACATCGCACCGTTTTCCGCCAAGCTGTATGAAGGTAGCGTCAGCGGCAGCTTGGCGGTGAACGCTGCGCCCGCCACGCCGAGCTTTACCGTGAATCAAATGCTGACCGGCATCAACGTCGCTGCGCTGACTAAGGATGCCGCCGGTTTCGATACCGTGGAGGGGCACGGCAACGTCGGCATCAACGTGACGACTCACGGCGCTACCGTCAGTGCGCTGAAGAAGGGGCTCAACGGTAGCGCTACGCTTAATCTGACGGATGGTGCGATCAAGGGGATCAACGTCGCCCAGAAGCTGCGCGATGCAGGAAGCTTGGTCGGAAAGACTCAGACTCAAACTGGCAACCCGTCCGAAAAGACCGACTTCAGCGAACTCAAAGGTAGTTTCAAGATCGCTCAAGGCGTGGCGCACAACGATGATCTTTCGATGAAATCACCCTTGTTGCGCCTCTCCGGCAATGGTGACATCGACGTGGGCAACGACAGCATGAACTACCTCGCCAAAGCAACACTGGTCAAAACGCTGCAAGGACAGGGCGGGCAAGATAACCTGTCCGGCCTGACCGTGCCGATACGAGTTCAAGGGGCGTTCACCAGCCTCAAGTATTCGCTGGATTTCGGGGCGGCGATCTCAGAATCGACCAAGCAAAAGGTCGAGGTCAAGAAACAAGAGTTGAAGACAAAACTTCAGGACAAACTCAAAGGCCTGTTCCGCTGA
- the aroA gene encoding 3-phosphoshikimate 1-carboxyvinyltransferase, which produces MTSDNFLDLPPLASAHGTVRLPGSKSISNRVLLLAALAEGVTEVRDLLKSDDTDRMLEGLATLGVRIDSLGNNAYRVHGCGGNFPVKEAKLFLGNAGTAFRPLTAALALSGGSYELSGVPRMHERPIGDLVDALRQLGADIEYLGNKGFPPLRIKPATVAGGRVRVRGNVSSQFLTGLLMAAPILRSGVLVEVEGELISKPYIEITLRMMVRFGVAVHRNDWRSFTIMRNSAYVSPGVIYVEGDASSASYFLAAGAIGGGPVRVEGVGNTSVQGDVEFKDALEKMGALISHGPNWMEASAPVSGRLTAIDLDCNHIPDAAMTLAVAALFADGTTTLRNIASWRVKETDRIAAMAAELRKLGATVEEGADYIRITPPAHLKHAAIDTYDDHRMAMCFSLAAFGGTVRINDPGCVAKTFPEYFSAFSSITQPVA; this is translated from the coding sequence ATGACATCCGACAACTTCCTCGATCTTCCTCCATTGGCTTCCGCGCACGGCACCGTGCGCCTGCCAGGCTCCAAGAGCATTTCCAATCGTGTGTTACTACTGGCCGCGCTAGCGGAAGGCGTGACCGAAGTGCGTGATCTACTGAAGTCTGACGATACGGATCGCATGCTGGAAGGCTTGGCGACGTTGGGCGTAAGAATCGACTCCTTGGGCAATAACGCCTACCGAGTTCACGGCTGCGGCGGTAACTTCCCGGTAAAGGAGGCTAAGCTGTTCCTCGGCAACGCAGGCACGGCGTTTCGTCCGCTCACGGCAGCGCTGGCGCTGTCGGGTGGAAGCTATGAGCTGTCAGGCGTACCGCGCATGCACGAGCGGCCCATCGGCGATCTGGTCGATGCACTGCGGCAGTTGGGTGCGGACATCGAATATCTGGGAAATAAAGGTTTCCCGCCGCTGCGCATCAAACCGGCCACGGTGGCAGGTGGACGCGTACGCGTAAGGGGAAATGTCTCAAGCCAATTCTTGACGGGTTTGTTGATGGCCGCTCCGATACTGAGAAGTGGGGTGTTGGTTGAGGTAGAGGGGGAGCTAATTTCCAAGCCCTACATTGAGATCACATTGCGGATGATGGTGCGTTTCGGTGTGGCAGTGCATCGCAATGATTGGCGTAGTTTTACGATCATGCGCAACAGTGCCTATGTATCGCCGGGTGTGATTTATGTAGAAGGCGATGCCTCGTCTGCTTCATATTTTCTGGCTGCTGGAGCTATTGGTGGTGGCCCGGTGCGGGTCGAGGGTGTGGGCAATACGAGTGTGCAGGGTGATGTCGAATTCAAGGATGCTCTTGAAAAGATGGGGGCTTTAATCAGCCATGGCCCAAACTGGATGGAGGCAAGTGCTCCGGTATCGGGGCGACTCACCGCCATCGACCTCGATTGCAACCACATTCCCGACGCGGCGATGACACTGGCGGTGGCGGCGCTGTTCGCAGATGGCACGACCACGCTGCGTAACATTGCCAGCTGGCGCGTCAAGGAGACCGACCGCATCGCAGCGATGGCGGCCGAGCTGCGCAAATTGGGCGCGACGGTGGAGGAGGGCGCGGATTACATCCGCATCACGCCTCCTGCGCATCTGAAACATGCAGCCATCGACACCTACGACGATCACCGCATGGCGATGTGTTTCTCGCTGGCAGCATTCGGCGGGACGGTGCGCATCAACGACCCTGGTTGTGTCGCCAAGACCTTCCCTGAGTATTTCAGCGCTTTTTCTTCGATCACTCAGCCTGTGGCGTAA
- a CDS encoding glycoside hydrolase family 3 protein, which translates to MSKSVQCGLVGAMLMMTGANAAQLTEWPSITSAIGRDAQIEARVAQIVAGMTLAQKVGQMTQPEIQFITPEQVSQYYIGSVLNGGSSWPGKNKHATPAEWVALADRYYDASMSTDSAVKVPVIWGIDAIHGNSAVYGATLYPHNIGLGAAHDAQLVGQIGVATARAVRAIGINWVFAPTLAVVRDDRWGRTYESFSEDGALVKTYASAYVSGFQGDLKQDGNVIATAKHFMGDGGTFQGKDQGETRASLTEMMNIHGQGYYSALEAGVQTVMASFNSWNDTSAGINHGKMHGNKMMLTDVLKGKLGFDGFVVSDWNGHAQVPGCSNSSCPQAINAGIDLVMVPEDWKAFIANTIKQVQSGEIPMARIDDAVSRIIRVKLRAGMFERKPSQNPYAGKAEVMQDKALARQAVRQSLVLLKNDGGVLPLARNQKILVVGKSADNVSNQTGGWTLTWQGTENTNSDFPYADTILSGIVEAVDKAHVTYSVDAKGVDISRYDAVIAVIGEKPYAEFMGDIAPNGTMQHSSRYPEDLAVLQAVSGKGKPVVTVLLSGRPVYANDLLNLSDSFVAAWLPGSEGKGVADVLFRKADGKVDHPFSGTLSFSWPKSPCQARINAGDADYAPLFALGYGLKYGSSATVGKLEENSSACK; encoded by the coding sequence ATGAGCAAATCCGTGCAGTGTGGTCTGGTGGGAGCGATGCTGATGATGACAGGAGCGAATGCGGCGCAGTTGACGGAATGGCCGAGTATCACGAGCGCCATCGGCCGAGATGCGCAGATCGAGGCGCGGGTCGCGCAGATCGTGGCGGGGATGACGCTGGCGCAGAAGGTCGGGCAGATGACTCAGCCCGAGATCCAGTTCATCACGCCGGAGCAGGTGAGCCAGTATTACATCGGCTCGGTGCTCAACGGCGGCAGTAGCTGGCCGGGCAAGAATAAGCACGCGACACCTGCCGAGTGGGTAGCGCTGGCCGACCGCTATTACGATGCATCGATGTCCACCGACAGTGCGGTGAAAGTGCCCGTCATCTGGGGCATCGATGCGATTCATGGCAACAGCGCCGTGTATGGCGCGACGCTGTATCCGCACAACATCGGGCTGGGCGCGGCGCACGATGCCCAGTTGGTCGGGCAGATCGGCGTAGCGACGGCGAGAGCGGTGCGCGCCATCGGCATCAACTGGGTGTTCGCGCCCACGCTGGCGGTGGTGCGGGACGACCGCTGGGGGCGCACTTACGAGAGTTTCTCTGAAGATGGCGCGCTGGTGAAAACCTATGCCAGCGCCTATGTCAGCGGTTTTCAGGGCGACCTCAAGCAGGACGGCAATGTCATCGCCACTGCCAAGCATTTCATGGGTGACGGCGGCACGTTCCAAGGCAAGGACCAGGGCGAGACACGCGCCAGTCTGACCGAGATGATGAACATCCACGGACAAGGTTATTACAGCGCTTTGGAGGCTGGGGTGCAGACCGTGATGGCCTCGTTCAATAGTTGGAACGATACGAGCGCGGGCATCAACCACGGCAAGATGCACGGCAACAAGATGATGCTGACCGACGTGCTCAAGGGCAAGCTGGGCTTTGACGGCTTCGTCGTTTCCGACTGGAACGGCCACGCCCAAGTGCCGGGATGCAGCAACAGCAGTTGCCCGCAGGCGATCAATGCGGGTATCGACTTGGTGATGGTGCCGGAAGACTGGAAGGCGTTCATCGCCAACACCATCAAGCAGGTTCAGAGCGGCGAGATTCCCATGGCGCGCATCGACGATGCCGTGTCACGCATCATCCGCGTCAAACTGCGGGCGGGGATGTTCGAGCGCAAACCCTCGCAGAATCCCTACGCGGGCAAGGCGGAGGTAATGCAGGATAAGGCGTTGGCACGGCAGGCGGTGCGCCAGTCTTTGGTGTTGCTCAAGAATGACGGCGGCGTGCTACCGCTGGCGCGCAACCAGAAGATACTCGTGGTCGGCAAGAGCGCAGATAACGTGTCGAATCAGACCGGCGGTTGGACGCTGACTTGGCAAGGCACCGAAAACACCAATAGCGACTTCCCTTACGCGGACACGATCTTGTCGGGCATCGTGGAGGCCGTGGACAAGGCTCACGTGACGTATAGCGTGGATGCCAAGGGCGTGGATATTTCCCGCTACGACGCGGTGATCGCGGTGATCGGCGAAAAGCCTTACGCTGAATTCATGGGCGACATCGCGCCGAATGGCACGATGCAGCACAGTAGCCGTTATCCCGAAGACTTGGCCGTATTGCAAGCCGTGTCCGGCAAGGGCAAACCGGTGGTCACCGTGCTGCTGTCCGGTCGTCCGGTGTATGCCAATGATTTGCTGAACCTGTCCGACAGCTTCGTGGCGGCCTGGTTGCCGGGGTCGGAAGGGAAGGGCGTGGCCGATGTGCTGTTCCGCAAGGCGGACGGCAAGGTCGATCACCCGTTCAGCGGAACGCTGTCATTCTCGTGGCCGAAGTCGCCGTGTCAGGCGCGCATCAATGCGGGTGATGCCGATTACGCGCCCTTGTTTGCGCTGGGTTACGGGCTGAAATACGGCAGCAGCGCCACGGTCGGCAAGCTCGAAGAGAATTCGTCAGCCTGCAAGTAA
- a CDS encoding sugar MFS transporter has translation MSRPTHIEAANNTRSLVIVTILFFMWGLLTSLNDVLIPHLKAIYTLSYVQAMLVQFCFFGAYFVVSLPVGALIKRTGYQHGAVIGLTIAAAGCALFYPAAQSGYALFLFAFFVLASGITMLQVAANPYVVVLGAAKTASSRLTLTQAFNSLGTTVGPFFGGTLILGGVLLSPEQIGALPAAEQLAYRAKEAATVQGPYLALAGALLLLAILFAFARLPKITHDDDDLGTVLADGSKTLMSHPHLLLGAVGIFVYVGGEVSIGSFLVNFLGESDVASLAPATAAGYVSFYWGGAMVGRFIGFAVMRKVSPGKTLAFNAACAIALILTAIFSQGALAMWAILAVGLFNSIMFPTIFSMALHRLGKLTGHASGVLCMAIVGGALVPFLQGYLADSIGLHLSFSVPAMCYVFILYYGVKFSGLHESHASH, from the coding sequence ATGTCCAGACCCACCCATATCGAAGCTGCGAACAACACCCGTTCGCTGGTCATCGTCACCATTCTGTTCTTCATGTGGGGGCTGCTGACCTCGCTTAACGACGTGCTCATCCCGCACCTGAAAGCGATCTATACGCTCAGTTATGTGCAGGCCATGCTGGTGCAGTTCTGCTTCTTCGGTGCGTATTTCGTGGTGTCTCTACCGGTCGGGGCGCTCATCAAACGCACCGGCTATCAGCACGGTGCAGTCATCGGGCTGACCATCGCGGCGGCGGGCTGCGCCTTGTTCTATCCGGCAGCGCAGAGCGGCTATGCCTTGTTCCTGTTCGCGTTCTTCGTATTGGCTTCGGGTATCACCATGTTGCAAGTGGCTGCGAATCCCTATGTCGTCGTGCTGGGTGCAGCTAAGACAGCGTCTAGCCGCTTGACGCTGACCCAAGCTTTCAACTCACTGGGTACGACCGTCGGGCCGTTCTTCGGCGGCACGTTGATTCTGGGCGGCGTGTTGCTCAGCCCGGAGCAGATCGGCGCGCTACCCGCTGCCGAGCAATTGGCTTACCGGGCGAAAGAAGCGGCGACGGTGCAAGGGCCGTATCTAGCGCTGGCGGGTGCGTTGCTGCTGCTGGCCATCCTGTTCGCTTTCGCCCGTTTGCCCAAGATCACCCACGATGACGATGACCTGGGTACGGTTCTGGCAGATGGCAGCAAGACCTTGATGTCACATCCTCACCTGCTGCTGGGCGCAGTCGGCATCTTCGTCTATGTGGGCGGCGAGGTCAGCATCGGTAGCTTTCTGGTGAATTTTCTTGGGGAGAGCGATGTCGCCAGTTTGGCACCCGCGACGGCAGCTGGCTACGTGAGTTTCTATTGGGGCGGCGCGATGGTCGGTCGCTTCATCGGCTTCGCTGTAATGCGCAAGGTCAGCCCCGGCAAGACGCTGGCCTTCAACGCGGCTTGCGCCATCGCGCTGATACTCACCGCCATCTTCAGCCAGGGCGCACTGGCCATGTGGGCGATCTTGGCGGTCGGCTTGTTCAACTCCATCATGTTCCCGACCATCTTCAGCATGGCGCTGCACCGACTTGGCAAACTGACCGGACACGCTTCCGGCGTGTTGTGCATGGCCATCGTCGGCGGTGCGCTAGTGCCATTCCTGCAAGGCTATTTGGCGGACAGCATCGGATTGCATCTATCCTTCTCCGTTCCAGCAATGTGTTACGTATTCATCTTATACTATGGTGTGAAGTTTTCTGGCCTGCATGAGTCGCATGCAAGCCACTGA
- a CDS encoding WbuC family cupin fold metalloprotein, with translation MKQLTYAALDQLALQALQSPRLRANHNLHEQLSDPVQRLAIAMEPDTLVLPHRHPHTWEVLFALRGRFVVLVFDAEGQTVVERTVLGAESSVIELPAGTWHAVLSLDSGGVIFEVKQGGYVPVLASDTAAWSAGLDAATLNAWYASAEVGASYP, from the coding sequence TTGAAACAACTGACTTACGCAGCTTTGGACCAGCTTGCCCTGCAAGCCCTGCAATCGCCACGCCTACGTGCCAATCACAATCTCCACGAGCAGTTAAGCGATCCGGTTCAGAGACTGGCCATCGCCATGGAGCCCGACACGCTCGTACTGCCGCACCGCCATCCACACACCTGGGAAGTGCTGTTCGCCTTACGTGGGCGTTTCGTGGTGCTGGTGTTCGATGCTGAAGGACAGACCGTGGTCGAGCGCACTGTGCTGGGCGCAGAGTCCAGCGTGATCGAACTGCCAGCGGGCACTTGGCATGCCGTCTTGTCGTTGGATAGCGGCGGCGTGATCTTCGAAGTCAAACAGGGCGGCTATGTGCCGGTTCTCGCTAGCGATACCGCCGCTTGGTCGGCTGGGCTGGATGCCGCCACCTTGAACGCTTGGTACGCCAGCGCCGAAGTGGGAGCGAGTTACCCTTAA
- a CDS encoding bacteriohemerythrin: protein MSKFHAVWDATRHPLGVDELDHAHQEFIAQVAGLIQASDADFPLLFQALIQHTREHFIAEGRLMRESKYQGLGVHEAEHHRVLGELQQLNRSMKRGRMMLVRAYVREGLPEWFDTHLTMMDGALVAHLNRQAARDPQPT, encoded by the coding sequence ATGAGTAAGTTTCATGCCGTTTGGGATGCTACGCGCCATCCTTTGGGCGTGGACGAACTCGACCATGCCCATCAGGAATTTATCGCGCAAGTGGCGGGACTTATTCAGGCCAGCGATGCCGACTTCCCGCTGCTGTTTCAAGCACTGATCCAGCACACCCGCGAGCACTTCATCGCCGAAGGCCGTTTAATGCGCGAATCCAAATATCAAGGTTTGGGCGTACATGAGGCCGAACATCATCGCGTGTTGGGCGAGTTGCAGCAGCTCAATCGCAGCATGAAGCGGGGACGGATGATGTTGGTACGCGCCTATGTACGGGAAGGTCTGCCCGAGTGGTTCGACACCCATCTGACGATGATGGACGGAGCACTGGTCGCACATCTGAACAGGCAAGCAGCGCGCGATCCTCAGCCAACTTGA